In Dehalococcoidales bacterium, one DNA window encodes the following:
- a CDS encoding cyclophilin-like fold protein, with translation MDRQIKITIGGIEVDAWLNESDTAAGVLDILPVTATINLWGEEIYFSIPLAKEEENAREIVDVGDIAYWPRGQAMCIFLGRTPISQGDEPRAISPVNVIGGISPEGVTGLLGAAKQGDRITIRR, from the coding sequence GTGGACCGTCAGATAAAGATAACCATCGGGGGAATAGAGGTAGACGCCTGGCTCAACGAGAGCGATACCGCCGCCGGCGTCCTTGATATCCTTCCTGTCACCGCCACAATCAACCTCTGGGGAGAAGAGATATACTTCTCGATACCCCTCGCGAAGGAAGAGGAAAACGCCCGGGAGATAGTCGACGTGGGGGATATTGCCTACTGGCCGCGCGGACAGGCGATGTGCATCTTCCTGGGCAGGACGCCAATCAGCCAGGGTGACGAACCCAGGGCAATCAGCCCCGTGAATGTGATTGGCGGTATCAGTCCGGAGGGTGTGACAGGGCTACTCGGCGCGGCTAAACAGGGAGACAGAATCACTATACGGAGGTAG
- a CDS encoding prolipoprotein diacylglyceryl transferase: protein MINIGIDPVAFTIGAISIHWYGIFIALAIVWLVAWMAWQSKRGARISYDTVFAAALVGIPSGVIISRLLHVIDLWDHYVQNPGEIIGAGGLTAYGAVLGASLGIWVYCRIAKVKIGYFFDLLAPAVIVAQAVIGRIGCTLNGCCFGDSCSLPWAITYTDPTSLGFGVGAVHPTQVYEIIFGLICFVVLVKLKGRFKPAGSLYLIYLGLYSMWRIGIDFLRPGTSFIFGLHQAQVIGIIVLLIVVPVLVYRTRWISTKEQLTQEEEQLAQEQEESNG, encoded by the coding sequence ATGATTAACATAGGCATAGACCCGGTAGCCTTCACAATTGGAGCGATAAGCATCCACTGGTACGGGATATTTATTGCCCTGGCAATTGTCTGGTTGGTAGCCTGGATGGCATGGCAATCGAAGCGAGGGGCCAGGATTTCGTACGACACCGTGTTTGCCGCAGCGCTGGTGGGCATTCCTTCGGGCGTAATTATTTCCAGGCTGCTCCACGTGATTGACCTGTGGGACCACTATGTGCAGAACCCGGGGGAGATAATAGGTGCCGGAGGGCTGACTGCCTACGGTGCGGTACTGGGCGCTTCCCTGGGCATCTGGGTCTACTGTAGAATTGCCAAGGTAAAAATCGGCTACTTCTTTGACCTGCTGGCTCCGGCGGTGATAGTGGCCCAGGCAGTAATAGGCCGGATAGGCTGCACTCTGAATGGCTGCTGCTTCGGCGACTCCTGCTCCCTGCCCTGGGCGATTACGTACACCGACCCTACCAGCCTCGGCTTCGGCGTCGGTGCCGTGCACCCCACGCAGGTCTACGAAATTATCTTCGGCCTGATATGTTTTGTGGTGCTGGTGAAGCTGAAGGGCCGGTTCAAGCCAGCCGGCTCGCTTTACCTCATTTACCTCGGACTCTACTCCATGTGGCGTATTGGCATCGATTTCCTGCGTCCCGGGACATCGTTCATTTTTGGTCTCCATCAGGCCCAGGTTATCGGCATCATCGTGCTCCTGATTGTTGTCCCTGTACTGGTGTATCGGACACGCTGGATAAGTACCAAAGAACAGCTAACGCAAGAAGAAGAACAGCTAGCGCAAGAACAGGAGGAATCAAATGGATGA
- a CDS encoding DEAD/DEAH box helicase, translating to MDTSAFLQNITAQPGYDDQIAHIEHIPPRRATHGKLEEPLTDRLRDSLVQHSLWPLYRHQAEAVNHARHGENVMVATASASGKTLCYNIPVLQAMLTEPDTRFLYLFPTKALAQDQLRALRELCCPELLTGDEIATFDGDTPRAERADIRKDARIVLSNPDMLHLGILPNHRQWSRMLRHLRYVVVDEAHVYRGVFGSHLAGVLRRLRRLCHVYGSDPQFICSSATIANPGEHAERLVGLPFVVVSKDGSPHGGKDFVFWNPPLIDVARSTRRSANTEATNLFTGLLSEGIRTLTFSRTRRLTELIYTYSRNRLATVDPALAERIKPYRAGYLPKDRRKIEQQLFSGQLLGVVATTALELGIDIGDLEATVLTGYPGSIASTWQQAGRSGRGKERSLSFLIGLDDPLDQYLMRHPEFFFKRSFENALVNPDNPYIARAHLLCAAWEMPLSKDDEVYFGEALERERSELEDRGVLRERRGRWYLSPTIAHPAQSINIRSTSRENYSIIDSGTDSLMETVEDTVAFFQIHPGAVYLHQGEAYLITALDLTSRTACASRTDAGYYTQSKDLTDLHVVRNRREKRTRRVWVHLGDVEVTTTVAGYKKMAQFTDEVIGEEPLDLPPQHFPTVALWFDIPDNAITEVEKEKLDLAGGLHAMEHAAIGILPLFALCDRNDIGGVSTVLHPDTGKAQVFIYDAHPGGIGIAEKGFELITQLWETTLKAIIECPCLEGCPSCIQSPKCGNNNKPLDKKAAQVLLEGLLGFTRAG from the coding sequence ATGGATACTTCGGCTTTTCTCCAGAATATTACCGCTCAGCCGGGCTATGACGACCAGATTGCCCATATAGAGCATATTCCGCCTCGGCGAGCGACCCATGGTAAGCTGGAAGAGCCCCTGACTGACAGACTTCGGGACTCCCTGGTGCAACACAGCCTGTGGCCCCTGTACCGCCATCAGGCCGAGGCCGTGAACCATGCCCGTCACGGCGAAAACGTGATGGTGGCCACAGCCAGTGCCAGCGGCAAGACCCTGTGCTACAACATCCCGGTCCTCCAGGCCATGCTTACCGAACCGGATACCCGCTTTCTCTATCTTTTTCCCACCAAGGCCCTGGCGCAGGACCAGTTACGGGCCCTGCGAGAACTGTGCTGCCCAGAGCTATTGACGGGAGACGAGATTGCCACCTTCGACGGCGACACCCCACGGGCGGAGCGGGCGGATATCAGGAAAGACGCCAGGATAGTGCTATCCAACCCGGATATGCTCCACCTGGGCATACTGCCAAACCACCGGCAGTGGTCCCGCATGTTGCGCCACCTGCGGTATGTGGTCGTCGATGAAGCCCACGTTTATCGCGGCGTCTTCGGTTCCCACCTGGCCGGTGTTCTGCGTCGCCTGCGCCGATTGTGCCACGTCTATGGTTCCGACCCACAGTTCATCTGCTCTTCGGCCACCATAGCCAATCCCGGTGAGCACGCCGAGCGGCTGGTGGGACTGCCCTTTGTCGTGGTGTCCAAAGACGGCTCTCCTCACGGAGGAAAGGACTTTGTCTTCTGGAACCCACCGCTTATCGATGTCGCCAGGAGCACCCGGCGCAGTGCCAACACCGAGGCAACCAACCTGTTCACGGGACTTCTCAGTGAAGGCATCCGCACCCTGACCTTCTCCCGCACCCGCCGCCTCACCGAACTCATCTATACATACTCACGAAACAGACTGGCCACGGTGGACCCCGCGCTGGCCGAGCGAATCAAGCCCTACCGCGCCGGTTACCTGCCGAAGGACAGACGGAAGATAGAGCAACAGTTGTTCAGCGGTCAGCTTCTCGGAGTTGTCGCCACCACCGCCCTTGAGCTCGGTATCGACATCGGTGACCTGGAGGCAACCGTGCTCACCGGCTATCCGGGAAGCATTGCCAGCACCTGGCAGCAGGCAGGCAGAAGCGGTCGGGGCAAGGAACGGTCTCTGAGCTTCCTCATCGGACTGGACGACCCCCTTGACCAGTACCTCATGCGCCATCCCGAGTTCTTCTTCAAGCGGAGCTTCGAGAATGCCCTGGTAAACCCGGACAACCCTTACATCGCCCGGGCACACCTGCTATGTGCCGCCTGGGAAATGCCCTTGAGTAAGGACGATGAAGTGTACTTCGGGGAGGCCCTGGAACGGGAGAGGTCTGAGCTCGAAGACCGGGGGGTGCTCAGGGAACGCCGCGGTCGGTGGTACCTTTCGCCGACAATCGCTCACCCGGCGCAGAGCATTAACATCCGCTCCACGTCCCGGGAGAACTACAGCATCATCGATTCCGGGACCGATTCCCTGATGGAAACCGTAGAGGATACCGTCGCTTTTTTCCAGATACACCCCGGGGCCGTCTACCTCCACCAGGGCGAAGCCTACCTCATTACCGCGCTGGACCTGACCAGCCGGACTGCCTGCGCCAGCCGTACGGACGCCGGCTACTACACCCAGAGCAAAGACCTCACCGACCTGCATGTCGTCAGGAACAGACGGGAGAAACGGACCAGGCGGGTATGGGTGCACCTGGGAGACGTTGAGGTTACTACCACAGTGGCCGGCTACAAGAAAATGGCCCAGTTCACCGATGAGGTCATCGGTGAGGAACCGCTGGACCTGCCCCCGCAGCACTTCCCTACGGTGGCGCTCTGGTTTGACATCCCGGACAACGCCATCACTGAGGTTGAGAAGGAAAAGCTGGACCTGGCGGGGGGACTGCACGCCATGGAACATGCTGCCATCGGCATTCTTCCCCTCTTTGCCCTGTGCGACCGCAATGATATCGGCGGCGTATCCACGGTCCTCCATCCGGACACTGGTAAAGCCCAGGTATTTATCTATGACGCCCACCCCGGTGGTATCGGTATTGCCGAGAAGGGTTTTGAACTGATAACGCAACTCTGGGAAACCACCCTGAAGGCAATCATAGAGTGCCCCTGCCTGGAGGGCTGCCCCAGTTGCATTCAGTCACCTAAATGTGGCAATAATAATAAGCCACTGGACAAGAAAGCGGCGCAGGTGCTTCTGGAGGGACTATTGGGTTTCACACGCGCGGGCTAG